The Dreissena polymorpha isolate Duluth1 chromosome 2, UMN_Dpol_1.0, whole genome shotgun sequence nucleotide sequence gggggatggtttgggtggagtccattgtggtatgtcaggtaagtgttgttttgtcgaagtatgaatcaaatctgatcctaaataaagaagttatggcaattgaagcaaaatttatttatttgaccttgagattcaaggtcaccgcaggtcattcaaaggtcaaggtcaaattcaacttgccaggtacagtacccacatgatagtaagaaagtatttgaaagcaatagctttgatactttagaagtaaagtgcatctaaatacaaaatttaacaaaatattcaaagttactaagtcaaaaaagggccatgattaggtcaaaatgccaaccagagttatgcaacttgtcctgtacagttcCATTAtaatagttagcgagtgttccaagtctgaaagcaatagccatgatactttaggagtaaaatggaccgaaacacaaaacttaaccaaaatttcaattttctaagtataaaaggggccataattctgtcaaaatgccagtaagaCTTACAtatctttgcctgcacagtccccttatgatagtaagtaagtgttgcatgTATGAGAGCAATAGCTTcaatactttaggaataaagtgtacctaaacacaaaagttaaccaaattttcaattttctaaaaataaaaaggggcataactctcaaaataatgctgacagagttatgcacatTGACCTACataattgtcttgttgccataaaggagtattccaagtttgagttaattatctttgatacagtagtgttaaagttattttactttataaaaaaactttaaccaacgccgacgccgggtcgAGTATAGCTATTTTTTTTCGAAAAGTCAAGCTAAACATAAATGAATCTGATGTATGTGTAAACATACGGAACAATTTAAGAAGTTCTTAACATAAGACATTAGAGtacttaattaataaaacaaagacTGACCTTCTTTTCTTAATCTCCATATCTGGGATCCTGTAATATCTATCTGCTCATCGTCACATATCACACGTACGCGCACGTTGTTCTTGTGAGCCGTCACAAGAAGGTCCCCGAGGTCGGCACAGCATATAACAAACACACAGACGTCCAGCGATTGTTTGGCATCGGCTAAAAAAGTGTACAGACGACTTAGGGAGTTATGTTCGTGAGTAAATCTACAGTTCAGTCGACGACAACCGTCTCCGACAAAGAATTCTTTGCAAGCTATCTGAGCGTCAGGAAAGAATAAAACTTCTTCAACAAATTGTTTTTGATCATTGTTTCTTACCGCATTGTCACAACACATGCGTTTAATCCGTTTATATGCAAAATATACAAGTTCCGATGCTACACCACATGCAAGCACTATTCCTATGGCTTTTACCCAACGGTTAGAGAATAAACTCTCCCCAGAAATTGAAACCGGTCCAACCATCTCAGTTTCAACTTTTCCCCGGTGACTGAGAAAACGTCCTGAACCGAAAATATTCATGAGTTAAACGCGATCACACTGtagatatgcaaaataataacTAATATTTTACTCAGCGAAAATTGTTTACTGAACACTCAACTTTTAACACGATTTATTTAACACATGGAAGACGAGCaaagtgaaagtaaaaatatttttatttacgtCAAGCGGTTAATCGATTAGTCTAAGGATCTACCATATTTCCGTTTCCGTTTCCAACATGGCAGTACCTAATACATTGTAGTGAATCATCACAACCAAAACTGATTTACGGTGTCTCTGGCTTTTTAAACTAAACACTTAACCAGAATGGCCGCATCAAACGATACGGTTCTTGATTTTGGTGAAGAAGAATTTGATCAAGCTCGTGTATTGAAGTAAATACGATTACTTTATTACTTTGACAGTGAAATCGCTTATGATTTCGGATGCTTTTTTCGGATAGTAAATTATAGTTCATAATATTATTAATCGTAGAGGTGGCTTAAATCGTTGTTTACCTGTGTTCGCCGTATTCACATTTTTCTTACTGATTACGCAAGATTTATCCATGTTCAATAGATTTGACATCACAATGTTGTACACAAAAGTAATTCACACAGTAGTACTATGTCAAAACAAGTAAACGCACATCCAACACCTGTTAAGAGACATAATAGGGCTTATTTACTCAGTGCCCTCACAAGTTCATAAAGGTTactgcccccctccccccaccctaGTTAAAGTAGTGAGACTGAGAAGGAGAAAGGTTTCAGCTATGAATGATTATTTCACGGTCTATAACCATATCGGTCCGCCTCTCGGATGAAAATGCTATACCGGTACCCCTCTCGGATGCGGTACCGGTCATTCTCGGATAAAATCATAATTCTGTTATAGAGAGTGGTCACCAAAATAGTGTTTTTGATCTTGAAGGAAACGCAGTACGTCAAAAGTAAGTATTGCACGGAACATTACAATAATTGACTTATGTTTGCATGTGCTTcgttttaattttctgtttactgAAGTTTAGATATAAGCCGCACAGTTACACGTTGCACTGTTGACTATCGCATTGTTGTGTGGTTAATATTACTTTTCATTCGCTACGATACACCTGACCTTAAAATTTATATCAGAGGCAAATCCGTTATAACTAAGGAGTATTTAAACTCATATTTATAACTGGTGCATATGTAGAATGTtcagaaaattgtcatttttggtTTACCTGAAGCACAGGTATCCCTCTCTTTTATGGGATTTCATCACACAGGCAACGTCTCGGATTCGTTTCACTTACAGCAGTTTGTTTATTCACATAAATTGTCATATTTCTCAGCTGAATTTACAAATTATTGTTAAGTTTATAAAAATTTAAGTATGCGATTTAAGTAACAATTGCGAAGTTACTTATATAAAActctataaatataaataaataaataaatataattttttcttCAGATCACAATCACGTAAAAGACGACCTTAAGTATCTAAGTATGGCTTCATCAACCAAAGGGACGTAAGACATCCCATACATCTACTGCGACTGATTCGCACTGGGTTCCAAACAAACCAGCTTTCGGTGAGGTAGGCAAAGGTGTAATGATTAAGATTCGATTATGTTTCTATCAAAACTAACCACAAAGGAACTGTGTACTGTAACGAAAAACAGCAATGATTTAATGATCACCATGTATACTCGAACCCACGTTATCTTGGTATTAAGTAAAGTGAGTTATGAGTAACACACCCTTCAAGCTAATTCGTATCAGTGTCAATTTTaacttaacattttaaatatacacaTGACACATTATGCATTTGTAGGGAAAATTCATTTGATTTGCTTCGACGCCAAAAAGCAGAGGAAATCGAAAAGATCAGACGTATCAAAGCTCTCTGGCATGCCGAGAGGGTGTCACCCAGTTAGCTTACACCACAAGTGCGACGAAACACAAGTTTTGCCTTCCAGAAGACATGGTATTGAACTACAGaatcttgttaaaaaaatgaactGTGCTTGAGCAATTTGTGGAACTTAACTTTGAACATGTTGTTTTTCTCATCTATATATGTCTATGTATGTACCACATTTTTAAGGGCGTACCAACGGCAATACAATTTTTCTATGTTTCGTATCAAAGTTAtttaagaacatgagaaacacatcaggtccagacatgttggaaaaggtatctgctgtgcaagtaagatgtatataagcatgagcagagtgtttagAAAGGTTTGAAAGATGTCCAAAAGATTCCAGGTGACATTTATCGCTTAAAACACAAATCtctttttaaagattttgaaaacaagtatataagCGTTGAGGCAAACGTGATATTTacttttttagcttacctgagcacaacatgctcatggtgagcttttgtgatcgccttttgtctgtcgtgcgttgtccgttgtgtgacgtcaacatttgccttgtttactctctagaggccacatttattgtccaatcttcatgaaatttagtcagaagattggttacaatgatatcttggatgagttcgaaaatggtttagcttgcttgaaaaacatggctgccaagggaagaggcatttttcctaatatggctatagtaaaatcttgttagcactatagaggccacatttattgtctgatcttcatgaaacttggtaagaagatttatcccaataatatcttgaatgagttccaaaatgatgccggttgattgaaaaacatggccgccagggggcggggcatttttccttatatggctatagtaaaaccttgttaacactctagaggccacatttatttccagatcttcatgaaatttggtcagaagattggtttcaatgatatcttggatgagttcgaaaatggttaggtttgaatgaaaaacaaggccgccaaggagtggggcatttttccttatatggctatatatagctttagtaaaatcttgttaacactctagaggccacatttatagtccgatcttcatgaaactcggtcaaaagattcatccttataatatcttggacgagtttaaaaatgatgcccattggttgaaaaacatggccaccacaggggcggggccattttccttatatggctatagtaaaaccttgttaacactcttgaggtcacatttattttccgatcatcatgaaacttggtcagaagatttgtcccaatgatatcttggatgactttgaaaatggttttggttgctttaaaaacatggccaccaggggcggggcatttttacttatgtGGCTATATGGctaaagtgaaaccttgttaacactctagaggccatatttattgtccaatcttcatgaaatttggtcagaagattggtctcaataatatcttggatgagttcgaaaataattatgtttgcttgaaaaaaatggcttctaaggggcggggcattttttccttatatggctttagtaaaatcttgttaacactctagaggccacatttactgtccgatcttaatgaaacttggtcagaagattcatcccgataatatcttggattagttcaaaaatgatgccggttggttgaaaaacattgctgccagggggtggggcatttttccttatatggctatagtaaaaccttgttaacactagaggccacatttattttccaatcatcgtGAAaattggtcataagatttgtcccaataatatcttgttatctcaggtgaacgactttgggcctttcaggccctcttgtttctttaaGATTACATCAATATAGTATTATCTCTAGTAATATAAATTCGCaaatatggaatattttgtttcgTAATGCATGCCTTTGTAGAGTTGATATTTCGTCGATATGTCTTTTTTAACTGTTAACTGTGTACACTTCTTTGTTTATAAAGCAATCGATTAGTATGTTGTACTGTTTCATGCAATAACAATAACTGTTATATTAATGATTATACAATAGTAGTAATATATACTCCAATAAAATCAGGTTGATGATGTAATGGAAGTTATGCAAGTTATTTGCTAAGCATGGGGCAACACATCTAAAGCCCCATAGCAGTATCTTAAGCGGAAATTCATTTTCTGAAAAGTATGATCATCCAGCAAATGCTAGAAATAAACATCCTCCGCCGAATATTATTGATTGTGCAAAAGAAAGTTATTTACTTATAAGTGTAAAGCAGACAAAAGCGCGCATGTACACCACATGACTATGGTAAAAATACGCATAACTGAAAAACAAATCACTAAAGTTCTATCAATTAAAGGCCTATAGCCCTTACATGTCCGAGTCATCCTGGCAATACTTGTATAAAACCCACAGAAGAACGATAATTCAAAGTCATTTATTCGTGCACCGCCGAAGTAAGATGATACACATTTATTGTACGTTTCTTGAAACGTCATGCAGCAGTTATTCACAAACAGCTCCAGACGAATGGACGGGCAACACcaacaaaaatattatattggCCGGGAATATCTTTACATTCTGTCatatgagttttaaaatggtcatTTTAATCAGTTTTATAATTTAATCCTTTTGCACACACTCCATTATAGGAAGTAAACGCTCCTGGATGTATCTTCGCGTGATAATTGCATCCTATTTTAGTGATGAACACTTTGTCTCAATGTTCGCACCCAAATGGGAACCTTTGTGTTCTTGTAAATGTGCTTTCAAGAATGTTGTTTTCCATCAACATTTAGGTAAAATCGGATTTTCGTCCACAGGCATATATGACTCCGTCCTTTCTCCGCTTGCAGTCGCGAACAATGTATCTGATTCCATAATTGCCTCGCATGCAAATCAGGTACTGCCAAGTAATGTTGACTCCGACTTTTCATCCTCGCTCGAGTCGAAATTAGACTGAACCCAAAGATGTGGAGCCAAACCTACTAAAAAATAGAATATAGTAATTTCAGTTTGCATGCCCATGTCTGCTAttattaatgagaaaaaaaataaatggtcGGTTTAGTATTGTTTTCGCAGAGTTATTGCGCCGGAAATCATTGTGTGTACACCACAGAAAATTGTCGTGTTTCAGATTGCCTGACTGACCCTCATTGGCATTCCATGTCTCAGATTTATAACATTATCGCATTTCTCTACAAAAACATATAATCATTATTTCTGCGCATacttttgtaaacaaaacatccGGAAGTGAGATTTTACAACGATCGAACTTGTTATAAGCATGGACTTGGTTACATGTTTTTGGTTCAATCAAATGTTAAGTATCATGCAGAATAAGATTTCCAACAGTGTGTTTGCAATGGATGTCTTTCCAGAGTACATGTATGCCTTTGCTTAATGTGGACATCGTCTGATGATTGAAATTGATTTTGCacactcatttatttataaaatgccgACCTACCACCcctgaaatttccatgtttttttttcaactgaaacaggtttttttaagtaaaaacctGTTTTGCAGATACCAATTTGTATCACCTAAAACCTTAAATAACATGTTATAATGATCAGGCTTACTTTTTCAAATGCTTAAATTATTGttagaattaaaataaaaaaatgagcaataaacttcaaataattgatatttaaaaggAATCATCAGTAGGGGGTTTCATTAGACCAACTCCATCCGAGAGGTTGCCTGTGAAGGAATAATCACACATCAGAGAGGGATACCCGTGCTACGTACAAACAGAATGCTGACAGTTTTTACAATTTTTTGACAATGTCAattgtctgttcttgttttaaACCATTTCTACAATTATTTCATACAACTAATTTAATCAAGGCGATCAGATATTCGCATTAAACACgcacaaaaacatttaaaaataatgaaatacataTTCAATAGCAGGACATCCCTCAATTGTGTCgcttaaatataattaatcacTAAAGAAGCaaagaaaataaacatataacTACCAAGCAGAATAGTTTTTATGTTCCGTGCAATACTTACATTGAATGACGCGTGTCCCTTTTTTACAATAAACTGTTGTTTTGTGGATGACCATCCACACAAAACCATGTCTTTATCCGAGAATGACCGGTGCCGCATCCGAGAGGGGGACTGATAGGGTTATACACCGTGTATTTGACATTACAAAAACTAATTAAATACCAAAAAACAAGTTTTTAACTATCATAAGACAGTTGCAAgtctatttttattaacaaaacccTACTTTTTGCCTTTATTAAACGCAAGGCTTAGATAATAtcatttccattttaatttcttggtacatgaaaaaaaaaagaaaagaaaaaaaacgcaATAAAGCATgcgttttttatatttttgagaATCTTACCTTGAtgtgcttaaagggatcttttcacgctttggtaaattgacaaaattgaaaaaagttgtttcagattcgtaagttttcgttttagttatgatatttgtgaggaaacagtaatactgaacattaaccatgctcttatatagccattatatgcatcttttgacgattttaaaacctaaaaattataaagcgttgcaacgcgaaacgattgaataatttggagagttctgtttttgtcgttaaattttgtgaaacaacgaagattgcttatataaggtataaaatacgtcacgaatgtgtactcggcggaatagctcagtaggctaaagcgtttttacttcaggactctggcaggactccaggggtcactggttcgaaacctgctccgggcaatgttcttttccttttttaaattttttcttgattttttactggagcttttacgatccaatgtttatatttatcaatataaagcatttaatgaataagttaaaaaaatgccaaaatctgtgaaaaggcccctttaagtatgtGGGAAATATGTTTAGAGGATAGActtcatttttaattaaattgattgcttcttaatttttgttttcaatttatgatTTTTTGTGATAATGTTGATCCATGATTAGTCGAGGATATGTTTGCTGATGATTTGAAAAACATAGTTTCGTAAACAGCATTTTATAATTATCAGAAATTAAGAGTTTCTGAAAAAGTGGTTCTCAGCGTTAATACTTACGTAGTGaacttattatgttgttttttttcaggtttgtatataaaactatttaatgAATATACAGACATAATAATGACAAAGTAATCATTACCCATCCCAAACTGAATTTAGTGAGTTTAGATAAACTAACAGCATTAACTGATGTGAATGCTATGGTTTAAATTTATTGCCATGATGGACATGGTGAGTCTCATAGTCTCATTTTAGTCATATTTTTTTGATGGCAATTGTTACCAACGTCATTCACAATTTTGATATATTCGATAATCAGataatttgtttgttattttcagaCATCCTGTTGCTGTTGGGTTTCATTTAGCCTTTCGGATTGGGGCACTGTTAGCGTATTTCCTCTGTGGCTGGTTCAGTGACAGCTTCATTACAaattttgttattgttgtaattTTGTTATCTATGGACTTCTGGACTGTTAAAAACATTTCAGGTACTGTCACTTTTTAAAGCGTTATTGTACATGAATTCTTAAGTTCATATTATTTGGTATATTACTTGTTTACCTTGAAAAACTATTCACAGTATAGCGTTGAGTTATACTACTCTCACTAATGTTGGTGTCAGCGTCTGCATAGTGCTTTGGTAAAGGTGTACATGTAACATCTCTACATCACTGTTTCTATTTAAGGTATTCAATTTTAAACTTCACACATTTATTGAGGTAATTTTAAAAGGTCGCCCCATTTCGTACGCAGTTTCTActacaagtatatattttttgctTCACACATGTGTTTGGGGTCATTTTGTGAGGTCAATGTCCGAAACttagtctgaagatttgtcccaacggTATCTTgcatgagttaaaaaatggttcaggttggttaaaaaacatggccgccaatggggGCTGGGCATTCTTCCTttcatggctatagtaaaaaattGTTGACACTCTTTAAGTCatgtttattgtccaatcattacgaaacttggttaaaacaattgttttaaaaagtggtCTCTGTTAAAAAACTTCAGTGTATTTTACTGTGATTTTCTGTGAAGGTTGTGTTTATGCTAACCTTTCTTGCAATGTTAATTACATTCACCTAAATTAATtagtttcaaaatattatttcttagcATGGCcatatttcttgtttaagttaTTCATTTTCATCTTTAAGGTTACATATTATTTGCAACTACTCCAGATATTCAACTTCTGTGACTGACATAAAATGTACCATCAAAGCGGGAAAATAGTGGGACAGCTCTTAATAATATGTGAATGAATTCTTTTTGTAATTAAGTGAAGTGAAATTCACGCAAAACAATTAGTTTTCTAGTATTCACTAAATGTGTGTAAAAATTATCAGCTTCGGTATCCATTCTAAAAATCATCCTATCATTAGGTGGCACAGTTTTATATGTAGTTTGTTTACACCTGTAACCTAATGGCAATCATATTGAAGTATTGAacaaattttatatttgtatctTTGTTGAGTCTTCCTCtaaatttattgccaaaaaagcactccagaaaaaaatgttcatttgtcTTGTTTAGCTGTACTGTTTAAACCATTGTATGCTGGCATTCAAGTATGATTATTTTAAAGTCTTTAAAACAAGCTTTATTCACAAGGTATATAACTTAACCCTTTGATaacttaaaacatgtatttacatttgaacatatttaaactaTGTGTTTTTCTCTATAGGCCGTCTATTGGTTGGCCTCAGATGGTGGAACTTTGTGGATGAAGATGGCAAGAGTAAATGGATGTTTGAATCTCGTAAAGtatgtaaattgtcaaaataatagGTATTATGTTGATTCTTAGCTAACAAATCATGCAAATTGTCAGGAAGAACTAATTTGGAAAACAGCACCATTTTGGAGATAATGTTTGATGGTATAACTGCTTAGTAATAACAGTACTTACTTAACATAACAGAAAAGTATCTTTCCTAATTTGTTCTGTCTGTACACTTACACTTAGCTGTTGTCTTTTTCAGTTCATGTTTTTCATTCCTTTTATTTACAGGACAGGAAGGGAACTGTAACAGCCATGGAGTCCCGTATTTTCTGGCTGTCGCTGGTCATCTGTCAGCTATTATGGATTGTTCTCGTACTTGGGGCacttttaacattaaaattcaaatGGGCCGTaagtattgtttacatttattagaATTAATACATTGTTATTATGAACATACTTTGTTTGGGGAAACATCTAAATGGCATCTCAAATGTGATGTTAATCATTCTGAAGCATTATGAAAAGTCCAGAGCATTTCCCAGTGATTGTGGTTTAAAAACCAAGAAGCTTAGTTCGAGGTCAAGTTCACTGTAAATTCAATTAGATATAACAAATCAATGCTGTTGGATTTTAAATGTAAACTGTAATAATGGCTTTTTGATTAGCATATCTTTGTGACTGATGCACTTTCATTTCAATTCAAATACATGTTTGAGGCTTATGCTGTCTTTGATAATTTCAATACTTTTATGATTAGGAATAACCCTTAGTGTCTCAGCATCTGCTTGTTGCTCAATTTTCAACAGCCTGATGTACTATTCAATAAGCAATAGTTATGCTTCTGTTGCAGATGGTGTCTCTCATAGGGGTAATAATGAACGGCTCAAATCTTGTTGGATACATTCGATGTAAATGGGGATCCACACAGAAAATGTCTGCATTGGCAAAGAGCTTCCTCACCAGACAGGCCATTAAATCTGTATGTATATTTAAGTCAGTCTGtgcgaacccccccccccccccaccaaaaaaaaaagTATGTTGGTAAActatctgataagcctgtgcagtctgtacaggcttatcaggggcaaaACTTacctcctaaactggattttggttaTAAcagctttaaacaaaaaatcccataaaagcataaaatgttgcccctggttagcctgtacagactgcacaggctaatttgggacaatatTCTGCGCATATGCGTTGGCTTATTTCTAGTACATATGTATACAAAGAAGACTCATGAATaacaattttgaatttattttgtaaacataagCAACGTCTTCTCAAAAAAAATTGTCTGaatttaaaaagtttattacatgTAATAGCATAAAGTATTATATTAAGACTTCTGCCAGTAAATCGTATAATTTAATTCTGGTAGTAAACATACCTACAAAGTCACAGTTTTATGTATGAATTTCATGAAAAATTTAAATGCAGGAAAATGTCTAAAGGCCTTGTTAGTGACTGCCAAATACAATAAACACTAAAACTTTAAACACAATATTCTGTTTAAGTGTTGGGAAATTTTACcaataattgcaaacaaaaaatgttaacatatatttAGAATTCTAAAACATGCCAAGTATAAAATAAAAGGGATGGCATTTAAAGGGAGTCAGTTAATATACAGATACCACCTTTGTAAGCTGATTAAGCAGTTCTTAGATCACATatttatgccagtaactgacaataTACCTTATTCAGAAACTTGGCTATTTACTAGGTACACacattttatgctccccaaaaattttcggggagcatatagttgccagtttatccttccttccttacttcattacttccttacttccttccgtcacacttttgttacagtttctcatagcaccttcaatactttaccaatctctttcatatttggcatgaatgtaccttgcatggacctctaccttttaatgaggttttgtaacttgcatgg carries:
- the LOC127866075 gene encoding uncharacterized protein LOC127866075 isoform X2 produces the protein MVGPVSISGESLFSNRWVKAIGIVLACGVASELVYFAYKRIKRMCCDNAVRNNDQKQFVEEVLFFPDAQIACKEFFVGDGCRRLNCRFTHEHNSLSRLYTFLADAKQSLDVCVFVICCADLGDLLVTAHKNNVRVRVICDDEQIDITGSQIWRLRKEGIPVRTDNSSYLMHHKFVVIDGTHLLTGSFNWTRQAISGNQENLVALRNMRIVSQFSSEFEKLWKEFDPKRYNESSLHRYEDLPVS
- the LOC127866075 gene encoding uncharacterized protein LOC127866075 isoform X1; amino-acid sequence: MNIFGSGRFLSHRGKVETEMVGPVSISGESLFSNRWVKAIGIVLACGVASELVYFAYKRIKRMCCDNAVRNNDQKQFVEEVLFFPDAQIACKEFFVGDGCRRLNCRFTHEHNSLSRLYTFLADAKQSLDVCVFVICCADLGDLLVTAHKNNVRVRVICDDEQIDITGSQIWRLRKEGIPVRTDNSSYLMHHKFVVIDGTHLLTGSFNWTRQAISGNQENLVALRNMRIVSQFSSEFEKLWKEFDPKRYNESSLHRYEDLPVS
- the LOC127866077 gene encoding Golgi apparatus membrane protein TVP23 homolog B-like, whose amino-acid sequence is MAASNDTVLDFGEEEFDQARVLKHPVAVGFHLAFRIGALLAYFLCGWFSDSFITNFVIVVILLSMDFWTVKNISGRLLVGLRWWNFVDEDGKSKWMFESRKDRKGTVTAMESRIFWLSLVICQLLWIVLVLGALLTLKFKWAMVSLIGVIMNGSNLVGYIRCKWGSTQKMSALAKSFLTRQAIKSMFTSSKPSGGSVQQT